ATGGCCTCTCGGGTCCCTGTCGGGCACCGAGTAGACTCCCACCAGCTCGATGATATCGGTCCTTAAGCCTGTTTCCTCTAGAACCTCTCTGACGACACAATCCTCTAGACTCTCACCATAATCTAGGAAACCGCCAGGAAGTGCATACGACCCCTTGTACGGTTCGCGTCCTCTCTTGATGAGAACGATCTCGTTGTTCTTGATGATTATTCCGTCTGCAGTTACGGAGTGTTTCCTCCAACCGTTCTCGAACTGGCTTTGAAGAGAGTCAGCTTTGTTCTCATATTCTCTGAGTATCTCCTCACCGAATGGGGTGAGCGTCGAGACTCCTCCCTCCCTGCCTCCCCTGGTCGATGCGACTATGTCTCCGCCCGCGCTCTGGGCGATTCTGTGGAGTATCCCCCACGCGTGCCTGTAGGACATGCCCATCTCCTTGGCTGCCTTGGATAGGGAGCCTGCGTCCTTCACCTTTCGAAGGAGTTTCGCCCTTCCATCGCTGACGATGAATCTCCCGTCTCGCTCGAGCCACATCTTGAGCTTGAGGTCGTACATGCCGAGTTCCGTTCGGAGGAACTCTCTCATCCGTACTTACACGTTTCGAGGGATTTCACGGAAAGGGTCATGTGGGGCTCGCAATCCTCGATTTCAGAATCCTGACGATCGTCGTAAGATAAGGCGTGGCGAGGCGACCTAGGAACCGAATGCTGTTCACTTCATCATCGGGACTCGAACCTTTTTGGCCCTTGCGACCCTTATTGCCTCTGGATAGCCCGCATCAACGTGTCGTATGATTCCCATGCCGGGATCCGCTGTGAGCACACGTTCGATCTTCTCGTCGGCATCCTTGGTGCCGTCAGCGACCACCAACAGTCCAGCATGGGTGGAATACCCAATGCCGACACCACCACCGTTGTGAATGGCGACGAGGTCGGCGCCGGCTGCCGTGTTCATCATCGCATTGAGCATTGGCCAATCCGCGATCGCATCGCTTCCATCTCTCATCCCCTCAGTCTCTCTGTTGGGTGATGCGACCGAGCCACAGTCCAGATGATCTCTGGTGATCACGATCGGTCCGCTGAGTTCTCCGTTCCGGACCATCTTGTTGATTATCCTGCCGAACCTCGCTCTCTCGCCGTAACCGAGCCAACAAACCCTTGCGGGCAGTCCCTCGAAAGGAACCTTCTCTTCGGCGAGCTTGATCCAGTTGACGAGCCGTTTGTTATTCTTGAACTCTCTCATGACCACCTTGTCGGTCTTCAGAATGTCATCAGGGTTCCCTGAGATGGCCACCCATCTGAACGGTCCCCTGCCCTCGCAGAACATGGGTCTGATGTACAGAGGGACGAATCCTTTGAACCCAAACGCATCCTTGACGCCGGCCTTGAGCGCCTGACCGCGGATATTATTTCCATAGTCGAATACAATCGAACCTCTGTGCATGAACGCGAGCATCGCCTTGACATGGATAGCGATGCTCTCCTTTGCCCGTCTTCGATACTCGTCCGGGTCCGAGGCTCGTAGCTTGGCGGCGGCGCCCATGTTCAACCCTTTCGGAATGTATCCTCCCAGCTCGTCGTGAGCGGAAGTCTGGTCAGTGACGACATCTGGTATGACGCCTTTCTCAACCAACAGGGGGTGGGTCTCAGCGCAGTTCCCAAGCAGACCGATGGACAACGCCTTCTCCTTTTTCCTGGCGTCCATGGCCACCTTCACTGCTTCGTCCAGATCGTCCATTTTCATGTCGCAGTAGCCCACTTTGACGCGCCTGTCGATTCTCTTCTCATCGCACTCCACTGCGAGACAGACGCCGCCATTCATCGTGACCGCAAGCGGTTGAGCACCTCCCATGCCTCCAAGACCGCCTGTCAGGACAAGTCGTCCCTTGAGCGATCCCCCGAAGTTCTGCCTCGCACATTCAGCGAACGTTTCGTAGGTCCCCTGCAGGATACCTTGAGTGCCTATGTATGCCCATCCCCCTGCGGTCATCTGGCCGTACATGATCAGGCCCTTCGCTTCCAGCTCGTGAAACACTTCCCATGTCGACCATCTGGGCACCAGATGGGCATTCGCAATCAGGACTCTAGGGGCGAGCTTGGTTGTCTTGAAGACTCCGACAGGCTTCCCGGACTGTACAAGTAGAGTATCATCCTCATCTAGCTCGGTCAACGACTTCACGATCGCGTCGTAGCAATCCCAGTTCCTCGCAGCCTTGCCGGTGCCGCCGTAGATGATGAGCTCTTCGGGTTTCTCGGCGTTCTCAAGGTTGTTCTGGAGCATTCTGAGTATGGCTTCCTGTCTCCATCCTTTGCACGCGAGCTTGTTACCTCTCCTCGCCTTGATGTTCCTCATTCTGCTCGGAGTCCACAGAGGATTCGCTCGATAAGAGGCTTTTGGACTGAGAGGAAGCCTTTATCAGAGGGTCGGGGCATGACCACGACGAACATGTTCGACATCCCCACTGTCCTGACGGCAGATGAGATACTGGACAAGGCATTCAAGAGGGCGTCCAAGGTCGATTTCGTAGGAGTAACCAAACTTGAGAGCGTCAGGGAGATCAACATTGGGAAGTTGAAGTCATCTAGGGACATCATTGTGAGCACCATGGGGAAGTACGTCAAAGCCTTTCCCAGCATCGACCGGGAAAGCCCCTTCTATGCCGAACTCATCAACATCGCCGTCGGGAGGGATAGGCTCAAGAAGTCCCTGGGCGCCATCGATTGGTCCCGTGGAAACGTGGCGAGGGTCTCCAGAGCTGCAACGAGGGAGATGGCATCCGCGCGTACCATAGGGAAGATAGACGAGGTCAGGCGCTCAGCATATGGGAGGATGGCGTCTTTCGTGAAGCAGGTGGACAAGGAGCTGAAGTTCCTCGGAAAGGCAAGGAACATCATGCGTAAGTTCCCTGCGATAAACCCCGAGGACCCAACTGTCGTAATCGCAGGGTCTCCGAACGTAGGTAAGAGTCAGCTGGTCGGGAGGATATCGACTGCCAAACCCAGGGTCGCCGTGTACCCCTTCACCACGCAGGAGATCTCGGTCGGCGTCTTCGAGAAGAAGTACTTCCGATACCAGGTCATTGACACGCCTGGACTTCTGGACAGGGACCTCAGCGAGAGGAACGCGTTCGAGCTCAGGGGCATACTCGCGCTCAAACATCTTGCGGACCTGGTAGTGTTCATGTTCGACCCGAGCGAGTCCTGCGGGTACAGCATGGCGGACCAGGAACATCTGTTTAGGGCCATCAAGAAAGAGTTCTCGACCGTGCCGATCATCGAGGTAGAGAACAAGATCGATATGCTGAAGACGAAGAGCGACAGGATGAAGCTATCGGCCATCACGGGCGATGGCGTTGCGAAACTTGTGGACGCTATCGTCGCCCAGCTCAAGCCATCAGCAACACTTATAGTTGCAACCCGCGATTAGCTCTCGGGATTGCACGTCTAGGTCGTTCCGCGGAGAGGTCGTGCCACCGTCCGAGGATCCATATCGGGGGGACAAATGAAGACAGTCGTGTGCAGTGAATCGATGGAGGAGTACTTCTCCACACTCCAGCGTGAGGTGGATAGGTGCTACGAAGTCGCCAAGCGCGCAAGGATGAGGGGTTTCGACCCCGAATTGGATGTCGAGATCCCCCAAGCATCTGATCTGGCTGCGCGCGTCGAGAAACTCCTGTTCGAATGGGACGTGGAAGGAGTCGCATCCCGAATTAGGGAGCTCAGCAGAGACCACAACAGGGAAGAGGTCTCCATCATCATTGCGAAAGAGTATGCGAAGCTGCCTGCCAAGTCCCGGGAGTTCGCGATTGAGAGGGCGGTGAGGTTAGGACTGGCAGTCCTCACGGAAGGCATACTTGTCGCTCCGCTCGAGGGCATAACCGGCGTATCAATAGGACGCAACTCAGACGGGACAGACTACCTCGCAGTCTATTACTCAGGACCGATAAGATCTGCCGGCGGGACCGGTCAGGCCATGAGCGTTCTGATAGCTGACATCGTTAGACGCGAGCTTGGCCTGGGAAGGTATCAACCAACGAACGGGGAGGTCCACAGGTTCAAGGAAGAGATACTTCTCTACAAATCATGCCAGCATCTGCAATATACTCCAACGAATGAGGAGATAGAGCTGATTGCGAGGAACGCTCCGGTATGCGTAGACGGAGAAGGTACGGAAGACACCGAGATCTCAGGATTCAGGGATTTGCCCCGAGTGGGGACGAACAGAGTGAGAGGAGGAGCCTGTCTGGTCATAGCGGAAGGTCTTTGTTTGAAGGCCCCGAAGGTGCAGAAGCACGTGAAGCGCCTTGGGATAGACGGCTGGGAGTTCATCGATCAGTTCCTGAGCCTGAAGAAGAAAGGGGTCGAGGACGGAAGCGCGGAGATTGCCCCTAGCGCGAAGTTCTTGAAGGACATGCTCGCTGGCAGGCCCGTGCTGGCATATCCGTCCAGGGTCGGCGGCTTCAGACTGCGGTATGGTCGGACAAGGGCGACCGGTCTTGCCGCTCTGGGAATGAACCCCGCGACAATGACACTCCTCGGGGAGTTCGTGGCTGTCGGGACGCAGATCAAGATCGAGAGGCCTGGCAAGGCGGGGGCCATCACGCCATGCAATACGATCGAGGGTCCCATAGCGCTCCTTGACAATGGCGACCTTGTCCAGATCGACACCCCCGAGGCTGCTCGGGACATCAAGGAGCATTTGAGCGAGATAGTGGATGTGGGCGAGATCCTGGTCCCGTACGGGGAGTTCGTGGAGAATAATCATCTATTGATGCCGGGCGCCTACAGTGTCGAATGGCACAGAGAGGAGCTCATTGAGAAATGTGGTGAGCTCCCGAAGAACTGGGAGAAGCCAACGTTGGATGAGGCCCTCGAGATGTGCCGTGATCACGGTGTGCCCCTCCATCCGAACTACAACCTGTTCTGGTCGGACATGCTTGTCGAGGACATCATGCTTCTACGAGATCATGTCATGAGAACGGGCAAGCTTGACGGTGAGACTCTCACTGTGGCCAATACGGCGAGCGTCAAGAGTCTGCTAGAGCGCCTGGGCGCGCTTCACTGTGTTGCCGACCAGCGCCTTGTGCTCGAAAAGTGCGCTAGGCCACTGATGTTGGGTCTTGGTTTGGATGCGACCAAGGACGAGATCGAGCCCAGATCGAAAGCGACCCCAGGTGTCAAGAAGCCGCTGGAGCTAGTGTCTGCGTTATCGGGTGTTGAGATCAGGGCCAGAGCGGTCACGCGGATAGGGGCGAGAGTGGCTAGACCGGAGAAGGCCAGGGAGAGACGGATGAGGCCTCCGCCTCACTGCCTGTTTCCTGTGGGCGCAAGCGGAGGGCCTCAGAGGATTGTGAACCTGGCAGCCGACGCTGGTGAGATCAAAATCGAGCTTGGCGAAAGAATCTGCCCCATGTGCAATCGGAAATCGTTCATGGCAAAATGCGAGTGCGGCGCGCACACCGTACCTACGGGGAGCGTTGAAGTCCAGGAGATCCCCGTAGGTAGGATCTTCAACTCTGCGATGGACCGCCTCCGGGAGAAGCGCACTCTGGAGGTCAAAGGCGTCCAGGGCATGATATCGAGGAACAAGACGCCCGAGGCGATAGAGAAAGGAATACTCAGAGCGAGGAACGAGGTGTTCGTTTTCAAGGACGGGACGATCCGTGTGGACGCCACCGATGTTCCGCTGACGCATTTCAGGCCGGACGAGGTCGAGATCGACGTCGTCACTGCTAGGAGGCTGGGATACACGAAGGACTTCGTCGGCAGGGAGCTGGAACGGCCAGACCAGCTGGCGGAACTCCGCGTTCAGGATATCATAGTTTCGAACGCATGTATCAACTACATCATCCGGACGTCCAAATTCGTCGATGACCTCCTCGTCAAGCTCTACGGTCTTGAGCCGTTCTACAGAGTCGAGAGGAAGGAGGACCTGGTAGGTCATCTCGTAGTTGGTCTAGCGCCCCATACCTCTGGCGGCGTTCTCTCTCGGATCGTAGGGTTCACGGATGCTCATGCCGGGTACGCCCATCCGTTCTTCCATGCCGCGAAGAGGAGGAATTGTGATGGGGACGAGGATTCAATCATCTTGCTGATGGATTGTCTGCTGAACTTCTCACGTGCCTTCTTGCCGGAGAAGAGGGGAGGGCTTATGGATGCACCGTTAGTGCTCACGACCAAGCTGGACCCCAACGAGATCGACAAGGAGGCGCATAACATGGATGTCGGGGGCAGGTATCCCCTGGAGTTCTATAGGGCCACGCAGAGGTACGCACATCCGAAGGAGGTGGAGGCAATGATGGACCTCGTCGGCGGCAGGATAGGGACGGTCCTCCAGTACGAGGGCATGAGCTTCACTCACTCGCTTGGGAACATATCGGACGGCCCGACCATGTCCGCCTACACATCCTTGGAGACGATGGATGACAAGTTGAGAGCCCAGATAGCGCTCGGCATCAAGATCAGGGCCGTGGACGCAGCCGATGTGGTCCATAGGATCATAACAAGGCACCTGTTGCCTGACATCCAAGGCTGCCTCAAGAGCTTCACCGGACAGCAGCTGAGATGCTCCAAGTGTGGGCAGAAGTACAGGCGCATTCCGCTCAAAGGCAAATGTTACTGTGGCAACAAGCTCACCCTGACCGTGCACGAGGCCGGAGTGAGCAAGTACTTGGAGAGGACCAAGGAGATAGGCAACGCCTTCAAAGTGCCAGCATACACTCTGCAGCGGCTATCGCTCCTTGAGAACTCGATCAACTCGCTGTTCCAGTCGGACAAGGTGAAGAGCCCAAAGCTCGACGAATTCCTCTAGAATCATTCCTCGAGAGAGGAGATCTGTTCTCGGATGCCCTCAAACCGCTCCTCGAGCGTCTTGAGCCCCCTTATCAGGACCTCCTTCGCCTGGAGCGCCCCGTCCGTCTCGAACCTGAAGAGTATCTTCGTGGGGTCCGGTGTGATCTTTATCACGCCAGCGTCACAGACCTCGACACAGCTGTTGCAGAGGTTGCACTTCTCTGGGTGCTTCGCGACGATCTTCCGGTCCTCTTTCCCGAGCACACCTTTGGGGCACACTTTGACGCAGCTCCCGCCGACGTCGCACTTCGAGGCGTCGATGGTTATCTTCGCAAAGTACCGGTAACCAGCGCCTGTCGCTACCTGCCACTTTGCGTGCTGCTTGCCGGTTCCGAGCTCAGCGGTCGCGTATATGAGCAGCGCCTGGTCATCGGCAAGCTTCACTATCGGGATGAGGTCGTCTTTGATTTTCAACTTCTGGTCGCCTATCGGCTCAAGGTCCCCCGAGTATACAGTGCAGGGCCCCTTCTTGTTGAGAGAGTACATGATCGTGCAGCTCGGGCACCCCTCGCCTTTGCAGGTGCATTTCGCCCTGAAGTTGAATGCGTCAAGATCGGTAGGGATCGGTATAAGCCCCAACCTGTGGGAGACGATCTCATCGAACATGGGGGATACGCTCTCATACGCGACGCCCTTCTCGTCCATTATTGGGCCCAGGTGGAATTCGATAGAGTCCAGTGCCATCTTGGGGACGTCCGTAACGATAGTTCTCCTGAGCGCGTTCACGAACGCTGGGTTGGTGTTCGTGATGACGAACTGCGCCTTCGTCTGGGTCATCTCGACAATATCGATCTTCATTTAGAACCACTCTATACCCTGCGTCCCCTTCTGCCGCCCTTCTTCTTGGTCCCGTCGTGAGGCACAGGGGTGACGTCTTCGATTCTTCCGATCCTCAGCCCTGCCCTGGCAAGCCCTCTGATGGCTGCCTGAGCCCCCGGCCCTGGGGATGCGGACTTGTTGCCACCAGGCGCGCGGACCTGGACGTGGATGCTGTCTATCCCCTTCTCCTTCGCGATTTCAGCGACCTTCTCAGCCGCCTTCATGGCCGCGTACGGAGAAGACTCGTCCTTGGCCGCCTTCACCACCATGCCTCCGCTGGCCTTGGTAATGGTCTCAGCTCCGGTGACGTCCGTGATAGTTATGATAATGTTGTTGTAGCTTGCGAAGATGTGCGCGATGCCCCACTTGCCCATTCAGCTCACTCCTTCCTCTCTTCTTCCTCGGGCTCAGGAGGATTGGCAGTCTCGATGTCCGCTTCCTTGTCCTCCTTCTCTTCCTTCAGCTCGGCAGTGACCAACTTCTTGAGCTTCGGCTTCGCGACATGGATCTCGTCCTTCTTGGGCAGCTCCTTCTTCGCGGCCTCCTCCTGGGCTTTCGCCTGTAGCTCTTCGGGTTTCGGTCTCACAGGGTGGAGGTCATTTGCTATCGGAGATGTCGAATGGTACTGGATCTGTTCCTCCTCGCCTCTCCTGACGAGATAGCCTGGAATAGTGATCTTCCTGTCTCCAATGGCTGCGTGACCATGGACTATGAATTGCCTCGCCTGCTTCGGAGTATATGAGAGCCCCTTCCTGTAGACGATCGTCTGCAGGCGTCGAGCGAGGACGGCCTCGGTTGTCAAGACCAGGACGTCATTGAGGGTCGCCCCCTCAGCTGTCAACAGCGACATCCTAGCGCATCTTGCGAGCAACTGGTCGGTCTCAATCTTGGCCTGGGGGTCTCCGGTCCTGACTCGCGCCTGGAGCTCCCGGCTCTGTGCTCTCAGAGACCTGATCAATGATTGCGCGCGCCAAAGCTCCCTCTTGTTCTTGAGGCCGTACTTCATGACAATTTCGTTCTCGGTCTTTATGCGCTCGCCCTCCCACGGGTGGGCTGGAGTCTCATACTTCCTTCGTGAAAACTTCGGGTCTCCCATGGGTCACACTACTCCTTCTTCTTCTCGCCCTCGACAGCTGCTCCGGGCTCGAGCTTCTTCCTGATGACACCCATGGTCATACCAGTCCTGCCATTGGACCTCGTCCTCTGGCCACGAACCTTCTGGCCCTGTTCATGTCTAATGCCCCTGTAGCACCTGATCATCTTCAACAGGTTGATGTCATCCCTCCTGTTGAGTTCGACATCGACGCCCACAAGGTGCGTGTCTGCACCTGTCGACCAGTCGCTTTGTCTGTTGACCATCCAGTGCGGGACCTTATCAGAATAATCGTTAACTAGCTTCCCGAGTTCAGCCGTCTTGCTCTCTGGCAGATCGCCGATCTTAGCGCTCCTCGGGATGCCCGCCATGCGTGCGATGTTCTCGGCGCTCCTGATGCCTACGCCCTTGATACCTGTGAGTGCAATCACGATGTTCTTGGTCCCGTCCAGGTCGGAATTCACAATCCTAACGATATACCTGAAGTTTTCGTCCCTTTTCTCCAAGGGCTTCTTCGCGACGGGCGAACTCCTCTCTCCCTTCTTCCCAGCCTTGGCTGAGTCCTTATCCTTGGGCGCACCCTTCGTCTTGGCCTCTTTCTCCTCGGGCAAACGGCAACCTCCGCGGTATATCTCTTAGTCCTATCCAACCAGACAATCAAGGCTGTCTGGGGAGCATTCTCCCCGACACACTAAGGTATATAAAACACTTATGCTGGTGATGAACGGCTGATTAGCGCCGATTCTGAGACATCCAGCACCTAGTCCTCCTTGGACAAATCCTCAAGGGGCACTCGTTTGTGCGGGTGTGCGCGAGATGCATCCCCTCGGGCGTGGTTATGCTCATGGACGTGCCTTCCCTCTCTCTCGATGACCTTGGTCAGCTCTGCGACAGCCTGGTCCATCGACACGGGCAGGGCGCCAACCTGGTAACCCATTGAATCCAGAACGTCGAACAGCTTCGAGACTGGCGGAATCTCCAGCCCGGCCTTGTCTAGGACTTCTCTGGCCAAGACAAGGTCACGCATCGATCCCTCCATGATGGAGGACACGTTCAGCACGATTGCTCGGTCAACTATCTCGGCAGCAGCTTCCAGATCATGGGTCGCTATCAGCATGGTCTTGTCCATGTTCCTGAGTAGCCTGATCAGCTCGCTTCTCGACCTCGGATCGAGGCCGGAAGTCGGTTCGTCCATCAATAGCATCTTCGGGTCCATGGCAAGCGTGCCCGCGATTGCGACCCGTTTCTTCATCCCGTAGCTGAGCCTGTGCGGCCTCCGCTTCGCAAGATGCTCGATACCTGCGCTCTTGAGCGCCTTGGTCACGCGCCCCTCGACATCGTCCAGGCCGAGATTCCTCGGTCCGAACGCGACATCCTCCTCTACCGTGGGCATGAATATCTGGTCATCTGGGTCCTGGAACACGAATCCGAGGTTCCTCCTCACAGTGTCCGCATTGGACCTGTCCAGGTCCATCCCGGACACCGTTACCTTGCCAGTGAATGGCATCCTGAACCCTGCTATCAAATGTAGCAGGGTCGACTTACCGGCGCCGTTCGGCCCGACGAGCGCGACCTTCTCTCCCTCCTCGATTGCCAGCGTGATTCCTTCTAGGGCAACCGTACCATCATCATAGACGAACCCCAGGTCTTGCGTCTCGAGCAACCTCAGATGACCACCTCGATCTGTAGCGCGAGCAATACTACGGATGCAGCGAAGAAAACCGCCATGAATGACGCTTCAGCAAGAGCGATGGTCGAGCGCTTCCACATCGACATGTCCTCCCTGAAACCTCGGGCCTTCAGCCCCTCATAGACGTGCTCCGCCCTCGCGGATGACCTGACAAGCACCATTCCGGCTGTATACGACAGGACTCTCATACCGTTCCTGTCAAGGAGATTCCTCCCTCCGGCAAACCCCCTGGCCTTCCTAGCGGTCTTCATCCTCTCGTACTCATCGGATATGAGCAACAGATACCGGTAGGTAAGCATGAGAAGTGTGGTGAGCAAGGCGGGGACTTTCAATCTTCTCAGGCCCGAGAACAAGCTGAAGGTCTCTGTCCCGGTTGCCAGGGTCAGCAGGGCAATGGTGCAAGCTGAGACCCTCATACACATGTTCGCGCCCTTCTCCGCTCCCCCAAAGACGAAGACTGACGCGGACGCGACGAGAATGAATGGGAGCGCCGCGAGATAGGCTCTAGACAGATGACCCAAAGGGACCCTGCTGGCCGCAGCGAACACGATCGCGATTGCGAGCGATGCCAGGAGAAGCGTCGTCCTCGTCAGTAGCGCGGTAGCCACCACAAAGGCAAGCACGCCTAGCAGTTTGGCTCTCGGGTCCAGCCTGCCGAACCATATCTGGCTAGCGTGCTCGTCCAGACGCTGGATGCTCCGACCCACGCTAACGTGTGCAACTATCATGATCTCAGGATCATCCACTTATCTTTCTTGAATCTATGAGCCTGAGAATGCCCAGCGTGGCCAGCGTAACCGCAAGGAAACCCATGATGCCAGCAAAGAGCGCTGCGAAGTAGCTCTCTCCATAGCTGAATGGAGATTCCGCAATCGGTTCACCCTCGCTGACGCCGGCCCCTGCCACGGTCTGCTCCAACCCGTCCTTGCCATCGCTCGCGTACAGGAAGTAGAACGGGAGTGCCAACGCGAAGACGATGAGGACAGCGATGGTCGCCTGGATGGTCTTCGACGACAGAATGCGTGCGGTGCCAGATCGCGAAGCGTTCGTGCCAGTCCTGCGTAGGAAAGTCTCTGGAGAAACCTGATGAACGTAGGCAATGACCCCGACCGTGATTATGGCCTCCCCAATCCCGATTATCGCGTGGTATCCGAGCATCGCGGGCACCGATACGGTAGCTGCAATGCCGTACGCGCCTGAGGAGATGGCATAGCTGACCGCCAGTTCCGCAGCGCAGGCCGCAGCAGCAACGAACACGCTTGCCCAAGACGCCATAGCTACCGCCATTCCTTCGCCGAGTCTCTCAGAGCGTACGGCAATGGGTTTGACCAGATTGAACACTCCCCAGCCAGTGAGAGGGGCGATGACCGCCATGTTCAGTCCGTTCAACCCGAATGCGGTGATTCCGCCATCCCCGAACATGAGGGCCTGAATGAGCAACACGACGGTCATTCCAACAATGGCCATGGCGGGTCCCACCATGATCGCGAAAAGCGCTCCGCCGATCAGATGCCCTGTGGTTCCTCCTCCGACAGGGAAGTTGACCATCTGGGCAACGAATATTCCAGCCGAGAGCAGTGCTGTCCTCGGGAGATCCTTGTCACGGAGATCTCTACGGGAGATGACGAGTGCCGCCCCGACCACAAACAGGAATTCGACCAGGCCAATCGCAGCGACGATAGGGTCCATTAGCCCATCTGGAACATGCATCTCGGTTCACCCATGTAATACGTTTGTGAATTTTCGTAATACCGTAATTCACGTTGGATACTTAGACTCTTCCATGGCCGCCCAGAATCATTATCTCGAAGCACCGCATTGAGCCATCAATGACCGAGAAGGCGAGAATCTCTCTCAGCATTTCAGGAGGACTTCTCGAGGATTTCGATTATCTGGCGAAGACCCTAGGTCACCCGACGAGGTCCAAGGCGGTCAGCGAGGCCATGCGGGAGTTCTTGGCGAACAGGAAGTGGGACCTCGCGAAGAAGGGCGTGGTCCCCGGCGTGATCATCGTGACCTACGACCATCACTCACGCGGCATAAACAGGGCTCTGACAGAGCTTCAGCACGATTACCCAGACATAGTGTCGGCGACCATGCACATCCATCTCTCGAAGCACACCTGTCTTGAGGTCATCGCCTTCAAAGGCGAGGCCGATAGGGTGAGGTCACTGTCAAAGATGCTTCAATCGCAGAAGGGCGTTCTCGACCTGAAGTTAGCGACCTCCCATCCATGATCCCCATCCCCTTGGGTCATAGTGCAATGATTGTAGCCGTTCTGAACATATTGTCTCATACTGACCGCTAATCCTCAACGTTAGGTTGAACGAAATATGGCATACAGCTCAAATGCGGTTTGATGGTTCATGTTAGGGAGTGCCAACCAGAATGAGGACGATTGCCGTCGCCAGACCTGCTATGACGAATCTCAGGCCTGTGTACACTATCATTTCCTTGATTAGACTCCCCAGGT
The Candidatus Thermoplasmatota archaeon genome window above contains:
- a CDS encoding 30S ribosomal protein S13, which encodes MEKRDENFRYIVRIVNSDLDGTKNIVIALTGIKGVGIRSAENIARMAGIPRSAKIGDLPESKTAELGKLVNDYSDKVPHWMVNRQSDWSTGADTHLVGVDVELNRRDDINLLKMIRCYRGIRHEQGQKVRGQRTRSNGRTGMTMGVIRKKLEPGAAVEGEKKKE
- a CDS encoding energy-coupling factor ABC transporter permease yields the protein MHVPDGLMDPIVAAIGLVEFLFVVGAALVISRRDLRDKDLPRTALLSAGIFVAQMVNFPVGGGTTGHLIGGALFAIMVGPAMAIVGMTVVLLIQALMFGDGGITAFGLNGLNMAVIAPLTGWGVFNLVKPIAVRSERLGEGMAVAMASWASVFVAAAACAAELAVSYAISSGAYGIAATVSVPAMLGYHAIIGIGEAIITVGVIAYVHQVSPETFLRRTGTNASRSGTARILSSKTIQATIAVLIVFALALPFYFLYASDGKDGLEQTVAGAGVSEGEPIAESPFSYGESYFAALFAGIMGFLAVTLATLGILRLIDSRKISG
- the nikR gene encoding nickel-responsive transcriptional regulator NikR produces the protein MTEKARISLSISGGLLEDFDYLAKTLGHPTRSKAVSEAMREFLANRKWDLAKKGVVPGVIIVTYDHHSRGINRALTELQHDYPDIVSATMHIHLSKHTCLEVIAFKGEADRVRSLSKMLQSQKGVLDLKLATSHP
- a CDS encoding 30S ribosomal protein S4 — its product is MGDPKFSRRKYETPAHPWEGERIKTENEIVMKYGLKNKRELWRAQSLIRSLRAQSRELQARVRTGDPQAKIETDQLLARCARMSLLTAEGATLNDVLVLTTEAVLARRLQTIVYRKGLSYTPKQARQFIVHGHAAIGDRKITIPGYLVRRGEEEQIQYHSTSPIANDLHPVRPKPEELQAKAQEEAAKKELPKKDEIHVAKPKLKKLVTAELKEEKEDKEADIETANPPEPEEEERKE
- a CDS encoding energy-coupling factor ABC transporter ATP-binding protein, with product MRLLETQDLGFVYDDGTVALEGITLAIEEGEKVALVGPNGAGKSTLLHLIAGFRMPFTGKVTVSGMDLDRSNADTVRRNLGFVFQDPDDQIFMPTVEEDVAFGPRNLGLDDVEGRVTKALKSAGIEHLAKRRPHRLSYGMKKRVAIAGTLAMDPKMLLMDEPTSGLDPRSRSELIRLLRNMDKTMLIATHDLEAAAEIVDRAIVLNVSSIMEGSMRDLVLAREVLDKAGLEIPPVSKLFDVLDSMGYQVGALPVSMDQAVAELTKVIEREGRHVHEHNHARGDASRAHPHKRVPLEDLSKED
- a CDS encoding energy-coupling factor transporter transmembrane protein EcfT translates to MIVAHVSVGRSIQRLDEHASQIWFGRLDPRAKLLGVLAFVVATALLTRTTLLLASLAIAIVFAAASRVPLGHLSRAYLAALPFILVASASVFVFGGAEKGANMCMRVSACTIALLTLATGTETFSLFSGLRRLKVPALLTTLLMLTYRYLLLISDEYERMKTARKARGFAGGRNLLDRNGMRVLSYTAGMVLVRSSARAEHVYEGLKARGFREDMSMWKRSTIALAEASFMAVFFAASVVLLALQIEVVI